From a region of the Nonlabens dokdonensis DSW-6 genome:
- a CDS encoding ABC transporter permease, whose protein sequence is MISYVLKKLGYALLTLYGVVTVIFLLFYLLPGDPAQMMLGQNESEEQLANVRAKYGLDKSIGTQYLYFLNDLSPVSFHSLQPEDFTYDNGKYTGVALFKIGETSTYFKWPYLRESFQKTDKKVSYIIGETLPNTMILAVAAISIALVLGLILGVVSALYKNSWLDQLIQVISTMGMSVPSFFSAIIFAFVFGYAWHEWTGLKMSGSLYEMDDYGEGMQLQWRNLILPAVVLGIRPLAVISQLMRNSLLEVMGQEYITTAYAKGLTTLQVIKKHAFKNALNPVITAVSGWFASLLAGAVFVEYIFNWNGIGKEIVEALNTQDLPVITGAVLVIATLFILINILVDFIYVWLDPRVRLE, encoded by the coding sequence ATGATAAGCTATGTGCTTAAAAAATTAGGATATGCGTTGCTCACACTTTATGGTGTGGTAACGGTTATATTCTTGCTGTTTTATTTATTGCCAGGCGATCCAGCACAAATGATGTTGGGTCAAAACGAATCTGAAGAACAACTTGCTAATGTAAGAGCAAAGTACGGTCTTGATAAATCTATTGGAACTCAATATTTATATTTTCTAAATGACTTGTCACCGGTCTCTTTTCACAGTTTGCAACCAGAAGATTTTACTTACGATAATGGTAAATATACTGGAGTAGCACTTTTCAAGATAGGTGAAACTTCTACCTATTTTAAATGGCCCTATCTAAGAGAGTCATTTCAAAAAACAGATAAAAAAGTAAGTTATATTATAGGAGAGACCTTGCCTAATACGATGATCCTAGCCGTTGCAGCTATAAGTATCGCGTTAGTTTTAGGTTTGATTTTGGGTGTTGTTTCTGCTTTGTATAAGAATAGTTGGTTAGACCAGTTGATACAAGTGATCAGTACCATGGGCATGAGTGTTCCTAGCTTTTTCAGTGCGATTATTTTTGCTTTTGTATTTGGATATGCATGGCATGAATGGACAGGTCTTAAAATGAGTGGTAGTCTTTATGAGATGGATGATTATGGTGAAGGAATGCAATTGCAATGGCGCAATTTGATTTTGCCAGCGGTGGTTTTAGGAATAAGACCACTAGCTGTCATTTCGCAACTTATGAGAAACAGTTTGCTGGAAGTAATGGGGCAAGAATATATTACTACAGCTTATGCTAAGGGACTAACTACTTTACAAGTGATAAAAAAACATGCTTTTAAAAATGCACTCAATCCAGTAATTACTGCAGTAAGCGGCTGGTTTGCGAGTTTGCTCGCTGGTGCCGTGTTTGTAGAATACATCTTCAACTGGAACGGTATAGGAAAGGAAATAGTGGAGGCGTTAAATACGCAAGATTTACCGGTCATCACTGGAGCAGTTTTAGTTATTGCAACGTTGTTTATCCTCATAAATATTTTAGTCGACTTTATTTATGTGTGGCTGGATCCTAGGGTGAGATTAGAGTAA
- a CDS encoding BT_3928 family protein, producing the protein MKALVTFCRWFVGILFIFSGLIKLNDPLGFSYKLDEYFSADVLNLEFLQTLALPMAIFLVIFEVILGIMLLIGFQKKFTIWSLLLMIGFFTFLTFYSAFFDKVTDCGCFGDAIPLVPWESFAKDVILLVMILILFFNMDKWKTAFAKATSSIIILVATIICFMIAYYVLMHLPILDFRAYKVGTDIEVAMQEDPNQKEVYGYDWYYTVDGEEEIITTDGLPPEGRPDYDKVETRVIQEAALPKIHDFAIERNGEDFTQEILDKEKVAFVLIYDMTKAEDGGMSKLATFISRAQKAGYEVIGLSANSEEQLAPMLKMHDVSIPFYTTDGTQIKTAVRSTPSVMTIKKGVITGKSHWNDFEDLSL; encoded by the coding sequence ATGAAAGCATTAGTTACATTTTGCCGTTGGTTTGTCGGTATATTGTTCATTTTTAGTGGTTTAATAAAGTTGAATGATCCTCTAGGGTTTTCTTATAAGCTCGATGAATACTTCAGTGCAGATGTTTTAAATCTCGAGTTTCTTCAGACTTTAGCACTTCCCATGGCAATTTTCTTGGTCATTTTTGAGGTGATTTTAGGAATCATGTTGCTCATTGGTTTTCAGAAGAAATTTACGATTTGGTCGTTGTTGCTCATGATAGGTTTCTTTACCTTTTTGACTTTTTATTCGGCTTTTTTTGATAAAGTGACTGATTGCGGTTGTTTCGGAGATGCGATTCCGCTAGTGCCGTGGGAATCTTTTGCAAAGGATGTGATTCTCTTAGTCATGATATTGATTTTGTTTTTCAACATGGATAAATGGAAGACCGCTTTCGCGAAAGCGACATCCTCCATAATCATACTCGTTGCTACCATCATCTGTTTTATGATCGCTTATTACGTGCTGATGCATTTGCCTATTCTTGATTTTAGAGCTTACAAAGTAGGAACAGATATAGAAGTTGCTATGCAAGAAGATCCTAACCAAAAAGAAGTGTATGGTTATGACTGGTACTACACAGTAGACGGTGAAGAAGAAATCATCACGACCGATGGTTTACCGCCGGAAGGAAGACCAGACTATGATAAAGTAGAAACGCGAGTGATTCAAGAAGCAGCACTTCCTAAAATTCATGATTTTGCAATTGAGCGAAATGGAGAAGATTTTACTCAAGAAATTCTAGACAAAGAAAAAGTAGCTTTTGTATTGATCTACGACATGACAAAAGCTGAAGATGGCGGAATGTCTAAGTTAGCTACCTTTATTTCTAGAGCTCAAAAAGCTGGATATGAGGTAATAGGTTTGAGTGCCAATAGTGAGGAGCAGCTAGCTCCTATGTTGAAAATGCATGATGTGTCTATTCCTTTTTACACGACTGATGGGACACAAATAAAAACAGCAGTACGTTCTACACCATCCGTAATGACGATTAAAAAAGGTGTCATTACCGGTAAATCGCATTGGAACGATTTTGAGGATCTATCTCTATGA
- a CDS encoding peptidylprolyl isomerase, producing MQEGIYAKFDTSKGEILVKLHHDKTPGTVGNFVALAEGNLENTAKDQGTPYYDGLKFHRVIPDFMIQGGDPQGTGSGGPGYKFDDEFHPELRHDGPGVLSMANAGPGTNGSQFFITHIETAWLDDKHTVFGKVIEGQDVVDAIAQGDEIKTVTIVREGDAAQSFNAVEEFRQFEGAAKAREEQARKQADQEIDEIAMGFDKTESGLRYKIINKGDGAKAEKGKTVSVHYKGMLPNGKVFDSSYERKQPIDFALGMRQVIAGWDEGIQLLQVGDKARLVIPSHIAYGSAGAGGVIPPNATLVFDVELVAVK from the coding sequence ATGCAAGAAGGAATTTACGCAAAATTTGATACTTCAAAAGGAGAAATCCTAGTAAAATTACACCACGATAAAACACCTGGTACTGTAGGTAACTTTGTTGCCCTTGCCGAAGGTAACTTAGAAAATACTGCTAAAGATCAAGGTACTCCTTACTATGATGGTTTAAAGTTTCATAGAGTAATACCAGATTTTATGATTCAAGGTGGAGATCCACAGGGAACAGGATCTGGTGGGCCAGGTTATAAATTTGATGATGAATTCCACCCAGAATTGCGTCACGATGGACCTGGAGTATTGAGTATGGCAAATGCTGGACCTGGAACAAATGGTTCTCAGTTTTTTATTACGCACATAGAGACAGCATGGTTAGATGACAAGCATACTGTTTTTGGAAAAGTAATAGAAGGTCAAGATGTAGTTGATGCAATTGCTCAAGGTGACGAGATTAAAACGGTAACGATCGTAAGAGAAGGCGATGCTGCACAGTCTTTTAATGCTGTAGAAGAATTTCGCCAGTTTGAAGGAGCTGCAAAAGCAAGAGAAGAACAAGCAAGGAAGCAAGCCGATCAAGAGATCGATGAAATCGCGATGGGCTTTGATAAAACAGAGAGCGGATTGCGTTATAAAATCATCAATAAAGGTGATGGCGCAAAAGCAGAAAAAGGAAAAACAGTAAGCGTACATTATAAAGGTATGTTGCCTAACGGTAAAGTATTTGACTCTAGTTATGAGCGCAAGCAGCCTATTGATTTTGCTTTAGGAATGAGACAAGTAATCGCTGGCTGGGATGAAGGAATTCAATTATTACAAGTAGGTGATAAAGCTAGATTAGTAATACCATCACACATCGCTTATGGTAGTGCTGGTGCTGGTGGCGTGATTCCACCTAATGCAACATTAGTATTTGATGTAGAACTAGTTGCTGTGAAGTAA
- a CDS encoding cob(I)yrinic acid a,c-diamide adenosyltransferase, which produces MKIYTRTGDKGTTALFGGTRVPKHNLRIDSYGTVDELNSWMGLIRDQEISKHTSATINAIQHHLFTIGAVLATPPEKETLKNGKERLNISKISDEEITMLEKEMDTMNEELPEMTHFILPGGHPSVSYCHITRTVCRRAERLASELNEHTPIDPQVLKYLNRLSDYLFVLARKLSKALQAEEIKWIPEKH; this is translated from the coding sequence ATGAAGATATATACCAGAACTGGAGATAAAGGAACTACTGCACTATTTGGTGGTACTCGCGTTCCTAAACATAATTTGAGAATTGACAGCTACGGAACGGTAGATGAATTAAACTCTTGGATGGGTTTAATTAGAGACCAAGAGATTTCAAAGCATACGAGCGCAACCATTAATGCCATCCAACACCATTTATTTACCATAGGTGCAGTACTGGCAACGCCTCCAGAAAAAGAAACCTTAAAAAACGGAAAAGAGCGTTTAAACATTTCTAAAATAAGTGATGAAGAAATCACGATGTTAGAGAAAGAAATGGACACCATGAATGAAGAACTTCCAGAAATGACTCACTTTATTCTTCCTGGAGGACATCCTTCTGTGTCATATTGTCACATTACAAGAACTGTTTGTCGCCGTGCAGAGCGCCTTGCATCAGAACTTAATGAGCATACACCTATCGATCCACAAGTTTTGAAGTACTTGAACCGACTTTCTGACTACCTATTTGTATTGGCACGTAAATTGTCTAAAGCTTTACAAGCCGAAGAGATAAAATGGATCCCAGAAAAACATTGA
- a CDS encoding DUF2795 domain-containing protein yields MYWTLELASYLSDAPWPAEKDELIDYAIRTGAPLEVVENLQAIEDEGDLYESIQEIWPDYPTDDDYLWNEDEY; encoded by the coding sequence ATGTATTGGACACTAGAACTCGCATCCTATTTAAGTGATGCACCTTGGCCTGCTGAGAAAGACGAATTGATAGATTATGCAATTCGTACCGGAGCACCGTTAGAGGTAGTGGAAAATTTACAAGCCATTGAAGATGAAGGAGACTTATATGAGTCCATTCAGGAAATATGGCCCGATTATCCTACAGACGACGATTACCTCTGGAATGAGGATGAATATTAA